CAACGACTATCGCACGGGGCGTATGGTCCGCCGTCTCCTCGAGATCGAGACATACCGGATGATGGCCCTTCTCGCCGTGCCCATGGCGCGGGAGACAATCCAGAACCTCGGGGCGTTCGACCGGCGGCTGGATTTGGTTGTCCGGCACATGCAGAGCACCGCCAAGGTCGACAAGGCGCTGCTTGTCGAAGTCACCAAGCTATCGTCGGAAGTCCTCAATTTCTCCGCGCGGGCAAGACACCGCTTCGGCGCGACGAAGGCCTACGCCGAACTCGTCGCCAGTCGAATGGCGGAACTGCGCGAGGGCCGGGTTGCCCAGCGGCAGAGAATTGGCACTTTCATCGACCGGCGCTTCCAGCCCGCCGTTCGTTCCATCGCGGCCGCCGAACGGAGACTTGACGAGCTGGGCGAACGGGTCCGCCTTGCCGGAGACCTGCTCAGGACGACCGTTCAGGTTCAACTGGAGGATCAGAACGCCTCGCTGCTCGCTTCCGTCGAAGAACGCACGCGCGCCCAGGTGCATATCCAGCAGGCGGTCGAAGGGTTTTCCGTCCTCGCGATAACCTACTACGCGATCGGGCTTTTCAAGGTATGCCTTGATAGCCTTCAGACCCTGGGTGCGGACATGCACTTCCTGAAACCCGCACTGGCTCTCGTCGTGCCTCTCGTTCTCTTCACCGTCTGGCGGGCTGTCCGCCATGTCCGCACGTCGATCACAAGTCAGCTGCGGACCCCGGGTTCGCCTCACTGATCCAGGCTCCGCACAGCTTACAAACCAAGAAAAAGCCCCGGGAATCCGGGGCTTTAAGCTTCGGTCTTCGCGACGTGCGCCCGTCTCCTATAGGTCCTTGCACACCCTCACCGCGTCATACATCGCCGCGTGGATGTCCCTGCTCGCGACCGCGTCGCCGATCCGGTAGAGCTGGAATGAACCATCCCGGTTGGAGATTTCCGGGATCAGTTCTCCGTGGCCGAAGGCTTCGAGATCGTATGTTCCGCCGTTGGTGGACTCGTCCTGAAGCTGGAAGTAGACATCGTCATTCGGAAGCGTGCCGCATTCGAGCACAACCTGGTCGACTTCCCGCGTTTCGGTGTCGTTGGAATACTCGTTTCGAAGCTGGACTTCGAACTTGTTGCCGCGCCGACGAAGCGCCACGACCCTTCGGTCGGGGGTCAAGGTGACCCCTCTCCTGTAGAGGTTTCTCCGATGAACGATCGAATTCGTCGTCCCGATCTGGTGGCCGATTTCGCCGTCCGGAGTCACGAGTTCGACACGGCTTCCGCTCGCCGCGAGATACTCGGCCACGACAGGGCCCGCCTGGCCGCCGTTGTCGTCGTAGACAAGAACCGCATCGCCGGGCTTCGCTGATCGGTCAAGGATTTCCCAGCTGCTTACGGCCAGGTCGCCTCCCTCGACGAGCTCCATGTTGGGGATGCCTCCGGTCGCGATGACCACGACGTCGGGATTCAGTGCCTTCACGTCATCCGCCTCGGCGTAGGTGTTGTAGCGGATGTCCACGCCGAGCGTGTTCAGCCGATCCGCAAGCCACCGCGTGATCCCGATGAGGTCGCGTCGCCACTCGAGCTCGGCCGCCAGGATAACCTGCCCTCCAAGTTGACTGGATGCTTCGAAGAGAGTGACGTCGTGCCCACGCTCGGCCGCGACCCGGGCCGCCTCCATGCCGCCCGGCCCACCGCCAACGATGACGACCTTGCGTTTCGGCCCTTCGGATTTCGAGATGGTCTGCGGAATGAAGGACTCCCGTCCCGTTGCGACATTGTGGACGCATAGGGCATCGCCGCCTTTGTAGATGCGATCGATACAGTAGCTCGCTCCGACGCAGGGACGGATTTCCTCCTCGCGGCCGGTCCTGTATTTCTCCACCAGATACGGATCGGCGATATGGGCGCGCGTCATCCCGACCATGTCGACCGCCCCTTCCTTGATGATGGAGTTCGCGGTGGCGAAGTCGGTGACGCGCGTCGCATGGAAAATCGGCAGCCGCACCGCAGTGCGGACCGCCTTCACGACCTCCAGGTAGGTCGGCGACGGGTACGCCATGCCCGGAACGGTAGAGGCGACACCGGCGTTGGTCCAGTTCTGCGAACCATTGACGTTCAGGAAATCGACGAGCCCGGACCGCTCGTGCATCCGGGCTATCTCGACCCCTTCCTCAAGATCGATCCCTCCGTCGAGCATCTCGTCGGCGGTAAAACGGATTCCGACGGCGAAATCGGGGCCGACCTTGTCCCGGATCGCACCCAGGACTTCGAAGCCGAACCTCAGGCGGTTTTCGAGCGAGCCGCCGTAGTGGTCGCTTCGCTTGTTGACGAGAGGGGACCAGAACTGGCCGATGAGGTGGCCGGCGATGAGGAGCTCGCAGCCGTCCAGTCCCCCCTCCTTACAGCGCAGGACCGCGTCGGCGTACGACGCAGCTACGCGCCGGAAGTCCGCCGCTTCCATGGCCTTCGGAAACGAACCGTGGGCGGGCTCCTTGAGCGCCGACGCGGAAAGTGCCGGGAGCCAGTTGCCTTTGTTCGCGTGGGTCCTGCGCCCCACATGGCTCAACTGACACATGAGATACGCCCCATGGCGATGGACACGATCGGCGAACTGGCGAAAGTGCGGAATGATCTCGTCGCTTCCGACGTAGAGCTGCCCGAACGACGGAGGAGAGTCCGGCGCAATGGCGGACGCTCCGCCGAACATGGTGAGCGCCAGGCCGCCCCTCGCCTTCTCCTCATGATAGCGCTGGTAGCGCTCGGTCGGCATTCCCCCCTCCGCGTAGGCTGGAGCGTGGGAGGTGCTCATGATCCTGTTTTTGAACGTAAGTTTTCCTAGCTTGAACTCGGTGAAGAGTGCCCGATAGGCACCCGGAACGCTCCCGATGGTTGCAGGCTTGTTTGCGTCATCGGTAATTGCGGCAGCATTCGATTGCATCTCAGTGGCGCTCCTCTTCGCTTCCAAGATCGGTGGAATTTCTACAAAGCGGCGCAATCGTCGCCCGTTTCGTCGTCATTAGGTCCATCTTGTATCCAATAATGTCAAGATAGAATTCAATCGTAAAAGATTGGATACATATTGACAGCGACGCGTTTCTGTATTCACATGCTCCGACACGCCACGGATAAGGCGACAATAATCAACGGGAACAACGCCACGTTGCAGTGGCGATAGATCATCAAATCGTGCTCCTCCGACGGGTTTCGTCGGACCCTTTCGCGTGACCAAATGGGAGAACCAGAATGAAAACGAATGTCCTTCGATCGGCCTTCGCAGCGATATGCGCCGGCCTCCTCGCAGTTCCCGGCGTTGCGGCGGCCGACACGCTGAGTGACATCATTGAGCGCGGCAGCGTTTCAATCGGCGTTAAGGCGGACTTCCCGCCCTTCGGCATGCGGGATACGAACGGCAACCTGGTCGGACTGGAAATCGACCTCGGGCGGGACCTGGCCGAGCGCATCAGCAAGCAGGCCGGGAAGCCGATCACCGCCGACTTCGTGGTCGTCGCCTCGGCGAACCGCATGGAGTTCCTCGAACAGGGCCGCATCGATGTCTTGCTGGCCAACATGACGGATACCGCCGAACGCCGGAAAGTAGTCGGCATCGTCCAGCCGAACTACTACTCCTCGGGCATCGCGGTGTTCGCGCGCAACGACTCCGGCCTTGACGGCTGGGAGAGCCTGAACGGCAAGCCGATCTGCGGTATCCAGGGCGCGTGGTTCAACAAGGACTTCGGCACCAAGAACGGGGCCGACATGGTGACTTTCAAAGGGGTTCCCGAAGCCGAAGCGGCACTGCTCGCCGGCCGGTGCATTGGCTGGCTTTACGACGACTCCGCTTTCGCGGCGCGCAAGGCAGGCGCGCCCGAAAAATGGGCCGATTACTCGCTTGTCACTCCGGTCACCGCCGATGCTCCTTGGGGAGCCGCCGTCCGGAAGGACGACCTCGGCCAGCCAATCAACGCGGCCCTCTCGGAAGCGATTATCGACTGGCACAAGTCGGGACTTCTCGGCGAACTCCAGAAGAAGTGGGGTCTGACCAACACGTCCTGGGTCTCCGCCATGAAGGAGAAATGCGCCGCGAACGACAAGGTCTGCGACGCGACCCCCGACGAGTGATCTCCGCCACCGCGCGATGCCGCCTTTCGGTGGCATCGCCCTCCTAGCGACAATCGGGAGCTTCCATGGACGTTATCTGGCAGTGGTTCAGTTGGTTGAACGACGCTTATGACATCAACCTCACCATTTTCTACGACGACGTGGACCGGGGAAGGTTTCTCACGGGCATCGTCACCACGCTGAAGCTGTCGGCGGTTTGCATCGTTGCGTCTATCGTGATCGGGATCGTGGGCGCCTGGCTCCAGATGTCACGGTTCGTGGTCGTCCGTAGCGCCGTAGACGCTTACATCCAGTTCTT
This DNA window, taken from Shinella zoogloeoides, encodes the following:
- a CDS encoding DUF3422 domain-containing protein produces the protein MIDLDTHLIGPEHPLRRELHDELHARPSLYFDGDIDVWHLAIVDGEAAPAVPERLRKLAAASGTGNGRHGIADFEGGRIKWELHTEFLTLTYTTAAADACSPPPAFARLRREFAGQTVTAVRVIVRNGKDGVVAQKTGAAFVASEVGGGDAEVHSDFRLNEAGFLEFFLFNRNLNDYRTGRMVRRLLEIETYRMMALLAVPMARETIQNLGAFDRRLDLVVRHMQSTAKVDKALLVEVTKLSSEVLNFSARARHRFGATKAYAELVASRMAELREGRVAQRQRIGTFIDRRFQPAVRSIAAAERRLDELGERVRLAGDLLRTTVQVQLEDQNASLLASVEERTRAQVHIQQAVEGFSVLAITYYAIGLFKVCLDSLQTLGADMHFLKPALALVVPLVLFTVWRAVRHVRTSITSQLRTPGSPH
- a CDS encoding NADH:flavin oxidoreductase, with the protein product MQSNAAAITDDANKPATIGSVPGAYRALFTEFKLGKLTFKNRIMSTSHAPAYAEGGMPTERYQRYHEEKARGGLALTMFGGASAIAPDSPPSFGQLYVGSDEIIPHFRQFADRVHRHGAYLMCQLSHVGRRTHANKGNWLPALSASALKEPAHGSFPKAMEAADFRRVAASYADAVLRCKEGGLDGCELLIAGHLIGQFWSPLVNKRSDHYGGSLENRLRFGFEVLGAIRDKVGPDFAVGIRFTADEMLDGGIDLEEGVEIARMHERSGLVDFLNVNGSQNWTNAGVASTVPGMAYPSPTYLEVVKAVRTAVRLPIFHATRVTDFATANSIIKEGAVDMVGMTRAHIADPYLVEKYRTGREEEIRPCVGASYCIDRIYKGGDALCVHNVATGRESFIPQTISKSEGPKRKVVIVGGGPGGMEAARVAAERGHDVTLFEASSQLGGQVILAAELEWRRDLIGITRWLADRLNTLGVDIRYNTYAEADDVKALNPDVVVIATGGIPNMELVEGGDLAVSSWEILDRSAKPGDAVLVYDDNGGQAGPVVAEYLAASGSRVELVTPDGEIGHQIGTTNSIVHRRNLYRRGVTLTPDRRVVALRRRGNKFEVQLRNEYSNDTETREVDQVVLECGTLPNDDVYFQLQDESTNGGTYDLEAFGHGELIPEISNRDGSFQLYRIGDAVASRDIHAAMYDAVRVCKDL
- a CDS encoding transporter substrate-binding domain-containing protein — encoded protein: MKTNVLRSAFAAICAGLLAVPGVAAADTLSDIIERGSVSIGVKADFPPFGMRDTNGNLVGLEIDLGRDLAERISKQAGKPITADFVVVASANRMEFLEQGRIDVLLANMTDTAERRKVVGIVQPNYYSSGIAVFARNDSGLDGWESLNGKPICGIQGAWFNKDFGTKNGADMVTFKGVPEAEAALLAGRCIGWLYDDSAFAARKAGAPEKWADYSLVTPVTADAPWGAAVRKDDLGQPINAALSEAIIDWHKSGLLGELQKKWGLTNTSWVSAMKEKCAANDKVCDATPDE